The Desulfobacterales bacterium nucleotide sequence GGATCGCAGCATCTTGGCGATCACAGCAAGCGCCGGGGCGTCTTCATGATCCATTCTGACCGTCCGGAACGTACGGGCCACAAACGAAACCGCCGTAGAGGTTGTCCAGCCTTCGCGGGGAATTTCATTGCAGATGTCGAGGGCGGGAGCGCCGAAACCGTCAGCGGGCCCGGCAGGCATGCTGCCGTGGAGTGCTGCGGCAGACGTCCTGGCATCCGCCAGGCCGGCCGCCTCCCCGATCAGCGCGACCTTTATATTTTCACGCGTCAACAGAAACTTGGCGATGGCTGTTAAGCGGTCTGCAAGCGACTGTAAGGTGCTGTCCGTCAGGTCGGCGGTCAGCGCTTTTATCGTTTTAAGCTGGTGGACCCCATGCCAGGCCTCATCCAAGGCCTCGGCTGCGGAAAAGTTTCGGGAAGCCAGGGACATGGCCAGCCGATGGCCGTTATGAACGATCATGGCTTCCAGAGCCGCCCGGTATTCCAACAGCAGGGCTTTCAGTCGGACCAAATCCTTAAAACTCAAGGAACAGACCAGTTCCTCGACAATCTCAAACAGGTTGGGCTGATTACGGACCAGGGATTTAGCATTGAGCGACAGAAAAGACCGGCAGTCTCCGGCGCTGCTGAACGATGTGCGGGCATTGGCACTTAAACCGATACCGCCGGTGTAGCGATCGATACGCCGGACCATCTCGCTATAGTCCCTCCGGGTGGTGCCGATTTTTGAAAAAACGTAGCAGAAAAACGGTATCAGCGGAATCTGCGCGTTCGCTATGGCCCCGGCGCCGATGGCGGCCGTCAGATAAAAAATGCCGGCGGTGGGCTGCCCATAGGCGGTCAGCCATTTGGGGCCGTCCCCGGGCGCTTCCGAAACGGTCTTTACCCGGGGGGGGATTTCAGCCAGGGACAGCGTTGGAAGAAACGAAACATCCATCTCGGTTTCCTGCAGCTTCTGTAAGGCCCGGGCATCGGCTTCGATCCCCTTCAGTTGCCCAGAAGACATCCCTGCCCTGATTTCCGCCAGTTCGGCCGCCACCCGCTTTGTTTCCTTTTCTTCCATGGTCAAGTCCGGTACCAGTGTCAGCAGGACCCGGTGCGGGTTTTCCAGAAAATATTGTTTCAGGCCGTTTTCAAAAAACGGACCGGCCGCAACCGCTTTTCGAATCTTTTCCAAGTCGCTGTCAAACTGCAGGGCCCCAACCGGATCGCCCCCGTGAAACCAGCTCCCGCCGAAAGAAAGCAGCAGCTTGATGCCGTAGGGGTAGGGCTGGTTGGTGACCTCCTTGCGGCGGAACTCGATCTGATGGATGGCGGTATCGATCAGTTCTTTATCGATCCCTTTTTTTGCCAGGTCGTTTAATGTGCCCAGAACAATCGATTCGATTTTTGGGGCAGCGGATTTTTCAATGTCTTTTAAACCGGCTGCAAAAAGCGTGTCCCGGTTGTCGGCGTCAAAACCGCTGCCGTCGCTCAGGGATGAGCCCAGGCCCGAATCT carries:
- a CDS encoding insulinase family protein, translating into MSVDPNNPDLREGDRILGYRLERMVALAEINSIFYELEHTVTRARHVHISNPDTENTFSVAFKTVPTDSTGVAHILEHTVLCGSKKFPVRDPFFSMLKRSLNTFMNAFTASDWTMYPFSTQNQKDFYNLMEVYLDAAFRPILNPLNFKQEGHRLEIEAAGLPAADSRLEYKGVVYNEMKGAMSSPDQVMGRSLLNALYPETTYRFNSGGDPKIIPRLTYDGLKSFHQRHYHPSNAFFYTYGNLPLKAHLEFIETSILKNYDYIDPRTEVSSQPRWDQPRTTAYSYPLGNNEDPARKCQVCVAWLTADIKKTDEVLVLTLLEQILLGNAASPLRKALIDSGLGSSLSDGSGFDADNRDTLFAAGLKDIEKSAAPKIESIVLGTLNDLAKKGIDKELIDTAIHQIEFRRKEVTNQPYPYGIKLLLSFGGSWFHGGDPVGALQFDSDLEKIRKAVAAGPFFENGLKQYFLENPHRVLLTLVPDLTMEEKETKRVAAELAEIRAGMSSGQLKGIEADARALQKLQETEMDVSFLPTLSLAEIPPRVKTVSEAPGDGPKWLTAYGQPTAGIFYLTAAIGAGAIANAQIPLIPFFCYVFSKIGTTRRDYSEMVRRIDRYTGGIGLSANARTSFSSAGDCRSFLSLNAKSLVRNQPNLFEIVEELVCSLSFKDLVRLKALLLEYRAALEAMIVHNGHRLAMSLASRNFSAAEALDEAWHGVHQLKTIKALTADLTDSTLQSLADRLTAIAKFLLTRENIKVALIGEAAGLADARTSAAALHGSMPAGPADGFGAPALDICNEIPREGWTTSTAVSFVARTFRTVRMDHEDAPALAVIAKMLRSLYLHREIREKGGAYGGFSIYSPENGLFSFGSYRDPRIVETLSVYDGVSGFVRSKSITDGDVTEATLQVCSEIDKPDPPGPAARKAFYRKMISLSDEARNRFKSGVLSLSKSRVQETAEKYFQEGVQEQAVAVISGEAQLKAANEKFKDCPLKIYPI